The Bacteroidota bacterium nucleotide sequence CAAGCTGAAAAAAAAAGCAAATATTAATAAATTAAGAACGTATCACAGTTTAGTCTCGCCTCAGGCGAGATTGGTTTCAGCCACGGCCCCCTGTCCGACTACCGGCGGAACCTCTCCGGTTAAACAAGCTGAAAAAAAAAGCAAATATTAATAAATTAAGAACGTATCACAGTTTAGTCCGACCCCTTCTAACCTCATTTCAGTAAACTTTTTCTGTCGGAAAATCAGGCTTGCAAAAGTAGAAAATATTTCCCGTATTGCAAATTTTTTTTCTGCAGACATCAGCAACAAGCCACAGGCATTGCCCATAATCGTAAAAAACCTTGCGTTTTAGGGCATTCCTACGCTTTTTATTCGTTAATTTGCATTTTAATTACTATCAGATTATGTCGCAAACCAAATATATCTTTGTTACCGGAGGTGTGACCTCCTCACTCGGAAAAGGAATTATTTCAGCATCACTCGCAAAACTCCTTCAGGCAAGAGGATTTGCCGTTACCATCCAGAAATTTGACCCCTACATCAACGTTGACCCGGGCACACTCAATCCTTACGAACACGGCGAATGCTACGTTACCAACGATGGTGCCGAAACCGACCTTGACCTCGGTCATTACGAACGTTTTCTGAACGTTCCCACATCACAGGCTAACAATGTAACAACCGGAAGAATCTATCAGTCGGTTATTGAAAAAGAACGCCGCGGCGTTTACCTTGGCGAGACTGTTCAGGTAATCCCGCACATCACCGACGAGATAAAATTCAGGATCAGCCTGTTGGGCAGTGAAGGGAATTTTGATTTTGTGATTACCGAACTGGGCGGCACCGTTGGCGATATAGAATCATTGCCATACGTAGAAGCCGTCAGGCAGATGAAATATGAACTCGGTCCCGGAAACAGCCTTGTTGTTCATCTGACATTAGTGCCATATCTTTCGGCAGCAGGTGAGTTGAAAACTAAACCAACACAGCATTCAGTAAAAACACTCCTTGAACTAGGCGTTCAGCCTGACATTCTGGTGTGTCGCACAGAGCATCCGCTCAACGAAGGCATCAAAAATAAAATCGCACTGTTCTGCAACCTCGACCCAAAAGCTGTTATAGAATCTATCGACACCGAGACAATTTACAACGTACCTCTGTTGATGCGTCAGGAAAAATTCGATTCGGTTGTTCTCGAAAAACTGAAAGTAACCTATGCCGGAGAGCCCGACCTTGCTAAATGGGAGGAATTTCTGTTCAAACTTAAAAATCCGAAAAGCGAAATAAATATCGGACTGGTCGGCAAATACGTTGAGCTGAAAGATGCATACAAATCAATTGTAGAATCATTCATCCACGCAGGAACTGAGATACAGTGCAAGGTTAACCTGCAGTTGATACATTCCGAATTTATCGACCAGACAAATGTTGCCGAAAAATTGGACGGACTCCACGGAGTGCTTGTTGCTCCAGGGTTTGGCGAACGCGGAATCGAAGGAAAAATAATTGCCATACGGTACGTACGTGAAAATAACATCCCGTTTCTGGGCATTTGCCTAGGCATGCAATGCGCTGTTGTGGAGTTTGCGCGCAACGTACTCGGTCATGCCGACGCGCATTCTACAGAAATGAACCCACGCACTTCCTACCCGGTGATTGACATTATGGAAGCTCAGAAAAAAATATCATGCAAAGGCGGAACCATGAGGCTGGGTGCATATCCGTGTACAATAGTTGAAGGATCTAAAGTAGCTGAAGCATACAACGCACTCAACGTAAATGAACGCCACCGTCACCGTTATGAGTTCAACAATAAATTCATGGAAGAATTTAGAACGGCCGGCATGATTGCAACCGGCATCAATCCTAAAGACCAGCTGGTTGAGGTGATGGAACTCAAAGAACATCCATGGTTTGTAGGCGTGCAGTTCCACCCCGAATACAGAAGTACGGTTGCCAATCCACACCCCTTGTTTCTTGGTTTCGTGAAAGCCGCATGGAAGTATATGGATTCTATTAAGAAGTAAATTCCTGCGATGGATATCCTTAAAAACACTTCACTGCTTACATACAACACCTTTGGTATTGAAGTTAGCGCTGCCTGCCTTGTCAGAATTGATGAAAAAACTGTTTTATCAGAGCTTGTAAAAGTCCTGCCATCACTTCCGCAACCGTTTTTTGTTGTAGGAGGCGGAAGCAATCTGCTGTTTACACAGAATTTTGAAGGCACCATACTGCTTGTTCAGAATAAAGGAATTGAGGTGGTGCGCAGGGATGCTGAAACGGTCATTGTGAAAGCCGCGGCCGGAGAACACTGGGATGAATTTGTGAATTACTGCGTGGATGCAGGTTTTGGAGGACTCGAAAATTTAACAGCCATTCCCGGAACTGTAGGCGCATCGCCCGTTCAAAATATCGGAGCTTACGGAACAGAAGTATGCGAAGCCATTCATGCAGTTGAAGCACTGGAACTCGAAACAGGCATCAGCCGGATTTTCACGCCCGGTGAATGTGAATTTGGATATCGTTCAAGCATTTTCAAACATGAATTGAAAGATCAATATCTTGCTACATCTGTATCATTTCGATTATCCACAAAACATGCAATCAGGACTGACTACGGAGCCATTGCCGCTGAGCTTGAACGATTGCAGGTAAGGGAACCTTCCATTAAAGATATTCGGGATGCCGTTCGCAATATCAGGGAATCCAAACTTCCCGACCCGCATGTTTTGGGCAATGCCGGCAGCTTTTTTAAAAACCCGGTGGTAACGGAAGGTTTTTTTGAATTTCTGAAAGAAGAACATCCTAACATGGTGCATTTTAATTTGCCCGACGGCGATGTTAAACTTGCCGCAGGCTGGCTTATTGAACAATGCGGATGGAAAGGCAAAAAGCTCGGAAATGCCGCCGTTCACGACAAACAAGCGTTAATTATCGTTAATTATCGTAACGCAAGCGGAAAAGAAATTATGGCACTTGCCGAAGAAATTACGGCATCAGTATTTCAAAAATTCAGCGTAGTGCTTGAACCCGAAGTGAATATTATCTGACGATTG carries:
- a CDS encoding CTP synthase — protein: MSQTKYIFVTGGVTSSLGKGIISASLAKLLQARGFAVTIQKFDPYINVDPGTLNPYEHGECYVTNDGAETDLDLGHYERFLNVPTSQANNVTTGRIYQSVIEKERRGVYLGETVQVIPHITDEIKFRISLLGSEGNFDFVITELGGTVGDIESLPYVEAVRQMKYELGPGNSLVVHLTLVPYLSAAGELKTKPTQHSVKTLLELGVQPDILVCRTEHPLNEGIKNKIALFCNLDPKAVIESIDTETIYNVPLLMRQEKFDSVVLEKLKVTYAGEPDLAKWEEFLFKLKNPKSEINIGLVGKYVELKDAYKSIVESFIHAGTEIQCKVNLQLIHSEFIDQTNVAEKLDGLHGVLVAPGFGERGIEGKIIAIRYVRENNIPFLGICLGMQCAVVEFARNVLGHADAHSTEMNPRTSYPVIDIMEAQKKISCKGGTMRLGAYPCTIVEGSKVAEAYNALNVNERHRHRYEFNNKFMEEFRTAGMIATGINPKDQLVEVMELKEHPWFVGVQFHPEYRSTVANPHPLFLGFVKAAWKYMDSIKK
- the murB gene encoding UDP-N-acetylmuramate dehydrogenase, with the translated sequence MDILKNTSLLTYNTFGIEVSAACLVRIDEKTVLSELVKVLPSLPQPFFVVGGGSNLLFTQNFEGTILLVQNKGIEVVRRDAETVIVKAAAGEHWDEFVNYCVDAGFGGLENLTAIPGTVGASPVQNIGAYGTEVCEAIHAVEALELETGISRIFTPGECEFGYRSSIFKHELKDQYLATSVSFRLSTKHAIRTDYGAIAAELERLQVREPSIKDIRDAVRNIRESKLPDPHVLGNAGSFFKNPVVTEGFFEFLKEEHPNMVHFNLPDGDVKLAAGWLIEQCGWKGKKLGNAAVHDKQALIIVNYRNASGKEIMALAEEITASVFQKFSVVLEPEVNII